The proteins below come from a single Mercenaria mercenaria strain notata chromosome 3, MADL_Memer_1, whole genome shotgun sequence genomic window:
- the LOC128555694 gene encoding cyanocobalamin reductase / alkylcobalamin dealkylase-like — protein MSPSEIAQKVKTHLCPYGFEAHEFKIGWYNEQVGDNFKLPYEDDTMAILIISTPDMFDKSLLPYILRTECPSTGDMLDHCVAEHFNNIKKEFCDCDIEAMHDFELLPSRRPKILVQTAGHVSGAAYYYQRKDVQPDPWDEKTKIFGVSIHPKYGGWFALRGVLIFKNIKYPGLLRRSPVDIVRTYERKKELLERFNFHWQDWTFRDIIPVEQKYSDDQKQYFETLPKDRLALIQEMKCRRKCTDLE, from the exons attggtTGGTATAATGAACAAGTTGGGGACAATTTCAAGCTTCCTTATGAAGATGATACAATGGCAATCTTGATAATTAGTACACCAGACATGTTTGACAAGAGTCTTCTCCCTTACATCCTGAGAACAGAATGTCCCAGTACTGGAGATATGCTCGACCACTGTGTTGCAGAACatttcaataatattaaaaag GAATTCTGTGATTGCGACATAGAAGCCATGCATGACTTTGAATTGTTACCAAGTCGACGACCTAAAATCCTCGTTCAGACAGCAGGTCATGTGTCTGGGGCAGCATACTACTACCAGAGAAAAGATGTACAGCCAGACCCATGGGATGAAAAAACA AAAATATTTGGTGTGAGCATTCATCCAAAATATGGAGGCTGGTTTGCACTTAGAGGAGTTCTcatcttcaaaaatatcaaatatcctGGTTTGCTTCGGAGAAGTCCGGTAGATATCGTACGGACATATGAACGTAAGAAAGAACTGCTGGAGAGGTTTAACTTCCATTGGCAGGATTGGACATTTAGGGACATTATTCCAGTGGAACAAAAATATTCAGATGACCAGAAGCAATATTTTGAAACTTTGCCTAAAGATAGACTAGCTTTAATACAAGAAATGAAATGTCGTAGAAAGTGCACAGATTTAGAATGA